In Hasllibacter sp. MH4015, the following proteins share a genomic window:
- the ybgF gene encoding tol-pal system protein YbgF yields the protein MRLAVALCALLVSGPALAQDQTLADIRQELSLVYVEIQRLRAELNTTGSASGSGASGTTLDRVNAIEAEVQRLTAATERLQLDVDNVVRDGTNRIGDLEFRLCELETSCDISSLGETPSLGGVTPSSAGSTPAAPTAGGEVTATPLPQAGTGNLAVAEQSDFDRARAAFDAGNFADAVTLFETFTETYPGGPLSAEAHFLRGQAEVNQGRWNQAARAFLASFTAQPEGQRAPAALTSLGVALAQIGQTDEACLTLAEVAVRYPGTAAVAEAQAERGRLGCQ from the coding sequence ATGCGGCTGGCCGTTGCCCTTTGCGCGCTGCTGGTGAGCGGCCCGGCGCTGGCACAGGACCAGACGCTGGCCGACATCCGGCAGGAATTGTCGCTCGTCTACGTGGAAATCCAGCGCCTGCGCGCGGAATTGAACACGACCGGCAGCGCGTCGGGGTCCGGCGCGTCGGGGACCACACTGGACCGCGTCAACGCAATTGAGGCGGAGGTGCAGCGCCTGACCGCCGCGACCGAGCGTCTGCAACTGGACGTTGATAATGTCGTGCGCGACGGGACGAACCGGATCGGTGACCTTGAATTCCGCCTGTGCGAATTGGAGACGTCTTGCGATATTTCCAGCTTGGGTGAAACGCCGTCCCTGGGCGGTGTCACGCCGTCATCCGCCGGCAGCACGCCCGCCGCGCCGACGGCTGGGGGGGAGGTCACGGCCACGCCCCTGCCGCAGGCCGGGACAGGCAACCTTGCCGTGGCGGAGCAGAGCGATTTTGACAGGGCGCGCGCCGCATTCGATGCGGGCAACTTCGCCGATGCCGTCACCCTGTTCGAGACCTTCACGGAGACTTATCCGGGCGGCCCCCTTTCGGCGGAGGCGCATTTCCTGCGCGGCCAGGCGGAGGTGAACCAGGGCCGCTGGAACCAGGCCGCGCGCGCGTTCCTGGCCAGTTTCACGGCGCAGCCCGAGGGACAGAGGGCCCCGGCGGCCCTGACCTCCCTTGGCGTGGCCCTGGCGCAGATCGGGCAGACGGATGAGGCGTGCCTGACGCTGGCGGAGGTTGCGGTGCGTTATCCCGGCACCGCGGCTGTGGCCGAAGCACAGGCCGAACGCGGGCGCCTGGGCTGCCAGTGA
- a CDS encoding formate--tetrahydrofolate ligase, translating to MGYKSDIEIAREAQKKPIQDIGAKIGIESADLLPYGHDKAKVSQAFINSVQDRENGKLILVTAINPTPAGEGKTTTTVGLGDGLNRIGKNAMVCIREASLGPNFGMKGGAAGGGYAQVVPMEEMNLHFTGDFHAITSAHSLLSAMIDNHIYWGNELEIDVRRVVWRRVVDMNDRALRQITASLGGVANGFPREAGFDITVASEVMAILCLAKDLKDLQERLGAMIVAYRRDRSPVYARDIKADGAMTVLLKDAMQPNLVQTLENNPAFVHGGPFANIAHGCNSVIATTTALKLADYVVTEAGFGADLGAEKFMNIKCRKAGLAPSVVVCVATVRAMKMNGGVAKADLGAENVDAVKAGCPNLGRHIENLKGFGVPVVVAINHFVTDTDAEVQAVKDYVAEQGAEAVLSRHWELGSEGSAPLAEKVVEVIDRGEAAFETLYADDMPLAEKIQTVCRKIYRADEAVMDKKILDQLKLWEEQGYGNLPVCMAKTQYSFTTDPNERGAPTGFTIPVREVRLSAGAGFIVAVCGEIMTMPGLPRKPSAEAIHLNDDGQIEGLF from the coding sequence ATGGGCTACAAATCCGACATCGAAATCGCCCGCGAGGCGCAGAAGAAACCGATCCAGGACATCGGAGCGAAGATCGGTATCGAGAGTGCCGATCTGCTGCCCTATGGCCACGACAAGGCGAAAGTCAGCCAGGCGTTCATCAACTCCGTCCAGGATCGTGAGAACGGCAAGCTGATCCTGGTGACCGCGATCAACCCGACCCCTGCGGGGGAAGGCAAGACGACGACGACCGTGGGGTTGGGCGACGGCCTGAACCGCATCGGCAAGAACGCGATGGTGTGTATCCGCGAGGCGTCCCTTGGCCCGAACTTCGGGATGAAGGGCGGGGCGGCCGGCGGCGGCTATGCGCAAGTGGTGCCGATGGAGGAGATGAACCTCCATTTCACCGGCGACTTCCACGCCATCACTTCGGCCCATTCGCTCCTGTCGGCGATGATCGACAACCACATCTATTGGGGCAATGAGCTTGAGATTGACGTGCGCCGGGTTGTCTGGCGCCGCGTCGTCGACATGAACGACCGCGCGCTGCGGCAGATCACGGCGTCCCTCGGCGGCGTGGCGAACGGCTTCCCGCGTGAGGCGGGCTTTGACATTACCGTGGCCTCCGAGGTCATGGCGATCCTGTGCCTCGCCAAGGATTTGAAGGATTTGCAGGAACGTCTGGGCGCCATGATCGTGGCCTACCGCCGCGACCGGTCGCCGGTCTATGCGCGTGACATCAAGGCCGACGGCGCGATGACGGTGCTCCTGAAGGACGCGATGCAGCCGAACCTGGTGCAGACGCTGGAAAACAATCCGGCCTTTGTCCATGGCGGGCCGTTTGCCAACATCGCCCATGGCTGCAATTCCGTCATAGCGACGACGACGGCCCTGAAACTGGCCGATTACGTGGTGACGGAAGCGGGCTTCGGGGCCGATCTGGGTGCCGAGAAGTTCATGAACATCAAGTGCCGCAAGGCGGGGCTCGCGCCGTCGGTCGTGGTCTGTGTCGCGACCGTGCGTGCGATGAAGATGAATGGTGGCGTCGCCAAGGCCGATCTGGGTGCGGAGAACGTGGACGCGGTGAAGGCGGGCTGCCCGAACCTTGGCCGCCATATCGAGAATCTCAAGGGCTTCGGCGTTCCGGTCGTGGTGGCCATCAACCATTTCGTCACCGACACCGATGCGGAAGTGCAGGCGGTGAAGGATTACGTCGCCGAACAGGGCGCCGAGGCCGTGCTGTCCCGCCATTGGGAGCTTGGGTCCGAAGGCTCCGCGCCGCTGGCCGAGAAGGTTGTGGAGGTGATCGACCGGGGGGAGGCGGCTTTCGAGACGCTCTACGCCGACGACATGCCGCTCGCCGAGAAAATCCAGACCGTCTGCCGGAAAATCTACCGCGCGGATGAGGCGGTGATGGACAAGAAGATCCTCGACCAGCTGAAGCTGTGGGAGGAGCAGGGCTATGGCAACTTGCCGGTCTGCATGGCGAAGACGCAATATTCCTTCACCACCGACCCGAACGAGCGCGGCGCCCCCACGGGCTTCACCATCCCCGTGCGGGAGGTTCGGCTGTCGGCTGGTGCGGGCTTCATCGTCGCGGTCTGCGGAGAGATCATGACCATGCCCGGCCTGCCGCGCAAACCTTCGGCCGAGGCGATCCACCTCAACGATGACGGCCAGATCGAGGGCCTGTTCTGA
- a CDS encoding class I SAM-dependent methyltransferase, with product MAFLNRVAYKRRATELIAELDPPSRNCAEISGAFGKGFDFKTFEEFHYPDYDICKDAFRDGSGKLRKFDMVIADQVWEHLDRPYAATKNVLKMLNKGGIFYVCTPFYVRYHAFPVDCSRWTARGLTNLLIECGFDADKIMAEQWGNLPSAQRDCQKKWAKYDPEIDDLTNDPNFPIVAWALATK from the coding sequence ATGGCTTTCCTCAATCGCGTTGCTTACAAGCGACGGGCGACCGAATTAATCGCCGAGCTTGACCCGCCCTCGCGCAACTGCGCGGAGATTTCCGGCGCGTTCGGGAAGGGCTTTGACTTCAAGACGTTCGAAGAATTCCACTACCCCGATTACGACATCTGCAAGGACGCGTTTCGGGATGGGTCCGGCAAATTGCGCAAGTTCGACATGGTGATCGCGGACCAGGTTTGGGAACATCTGGACCGACCCTACGCCGCGACGAAGAATGTGCTGAAAATGCTCAACAAGGGGGGCATCTTCTATGTCTGCACCCCGTTCTATGTGCGCTACCATGCCTTCCCGGTCGATTGCAGCCGCTGGACCGCGCGCGGATTGACGAACCTGCTGATCGAATGCGGCTTTGACGCGGACAAGATCATGGCAGAGCAGTGGGGCAACCTGCCATCGGCCCAACGGGATTGTCAGAAGAAGTGGGCGAAATACGACCCCGAAATCGACGACCTGACGAATGATCCCAATTTCCCGATTGTCGCCTGGGCGCTTGCCACGAAATAG
- the tilS gene encoding tRNA lysidine(34) synthetase TilS, translated as MGQLLGPHFPELIGLAVSGGGDSMAMLTLAHDWARRFGVGLHVVSVDHGLRPESAAEAALVARECASLGHSHDILRWTWDGEGNLQDAARRARLSLIDGWRGDIRHVLFAHTQDDVAETFLMRLARGSGVDGLSAMAAQRHVRLNATDAGFTVIRPLLTVSRAALRHHIDVLKVPYVDDPSNDDPRFDRVKARAVLSELGIDTGTLADTARRMERAGTALRARAAEVARHAVRPELVNGCPTGSLLIERGALGECDRETQMRLLSGALRWVASAPYRPRAQGLEGLLDRVLGGGGGTLHGAQVSLNAQDIRVFREYEAVKDLRGAVGTLWDRRWVLDASDIAALEVAALGPEGWRQIAEKPADTPPHAAALALPAVFDGTRLVACPALGFGSRVEARFRPIADTFTRLLESR; from the coding sequence ATGGGCCAGCTCCTTGGTCCGCATTTTCCCGAACTTATTGGCCTTGCCGTGTCGGGCGGCGGGGACAGCATGGCGATGCTGACGCTTGCCCATGATTGGGCGCGCAGGTTTGGTGTCGGCCTGCACGTCGTCAGCGTCGACCACGGGCTGCGGCCCGAAAGCGCTGCCGAGGCTGCATTGGTGGCAAGGGAATGCGCGAGCCTGGGCCATTCCCACGACATCCTGCGCTGGACATGGGATGGGGAGGGGAACCTGCAAGACGCGGCGCGGCGCGCGCGGCTTTCGCTGATCGACGGCTGGCGGGGGGACATTCGACACGTACTGTTCGCCCACACGCAGGACGATGTGGCGGAAACCTTCCTGATGCGGCTTGCGCGCGGGTCGGGCGTGGACGGGCTGTCTGCGATGGCCGCGCAGCGGCACGTGCGGTTGAATGCGACCGATGCGGGGTTCACGGTAATCCGCCCGCTCCTTACCGTGTCGCGCGCGGCGTTGCGGCACCATATCGACGTCCTGAAGGTGCCTTACGTGGACGATCCGTCGAACGACGATCCCCGCTTCGACCGTGTAAAAGCGCGCGCCGTTCTATCTGAACTGGGGATCGACACCGGGACGCTGGCCGATACCGCGCGCCGGATGGAACGGGCGGGCACCGCATTGCGCGCCCGCGCCGCCGAGGTCGCGCGCCACGCGGTCCGCCCCGAATTGGTGAATGGATGCCCCACGGGCAGCCTTCTGATCGAGCGCGGCGCCTTGGGCGAATGTGATCGCGAAACGCAGATGCGGCTTCTGTCCGGCGCGTTGCGATGGGTGGCGTCCGCTCCGTACCGGCCCCGCGCGCAAGGGTTGGAGGGCTTGCTCGACCGGGTGCTTGGCGGCGGCGGCGGCACGCTTCACGGGGCGCAAGTTTCGCTCAACGCGCAGGACATCCGCGTCTTCCGGGAATACGAGGCGGTCAAGGACTTGCGTGGCGCGGTCGGCACGCTTTGGGATCGCCGATGGGTCCTGGACGCATCCGACATCGCGGCGTTGGAGGTCGCGGCTTTGGGCCCGGAGGGATGGCGACAGATCGCGGAAAAACCGGCTGACACCCCGCCCCATGCCGCCGCGCTGGCGCTTCCGGCGGTATTCGACGGCACGCGGCTGGTCGCCTGCCCCGCGCTCGGCTTCGGCTCACGGGTCGAAGCGAGGTTCCGCCCGATTGCGGACACTTTCACCCGTTTGCTGGAATCGCGTTGA
- a CDS encoding MOSC domain-containing protein — translation MPALKPTDFQATVAWLGVNRDRTAALETDMLDAMSLSFAGLAEESRGGLTRPSCSRVTSQHPRGTEIRNTRQICIVSEEEVAAIAADMGLPDLHPSLIGASIMVAGLPDFTHLPPSSRLQDVDSGATLVVDMENRPCVLPGKPIEAAHPGYGKRFKPAAMGRRGVTAWVEREGTIRVGSTLRLHVPDQPVWTHLDEVRG, via the coding sequence ATGCCAGCACTCAAGCCGACCGATTTCCAGGCGACGGTGGCATGGCTCGGGGTGAACCGGGACCGGACCGCCGCGCTGGAGACGGACATGCTGGACGCTATGTCGCTGAGCTTCGCGGGGCTGGCGGAGGAAAGCCGCGGGGGCCTGACGCGCCCGTCCTGTAGCCGCGTTACGTCGCAACATCCACGCGGGACGGAAATACGCAATACGCGACAGATCTGTATCGTGTCGGAAGAAGAGGTGGCGGCCATCGCCGCCGATATGGGGTTGCCCGATCTTCATCCGTCGCTGATCGGCGCGTCGATCATGGTGGCGGGTCTGCCGGACTTCACGCATCTTCCGCCGTCGTCCCGACTTCAGGACGTGGATAGCGGTGCGACTTTGGTGGTGGATATGGAGAACCGCCCCTGCGTACTGCCGGGAAAGCCGATCGAGGCGGCCCATCCGGGATATGGGAAACGGTTCAAGCCAGCCGCGATGGGGCGGCGCGGCGTGACGGCATGGGTTGAACGGGAGGGCACGATCCGCGTTGGATCAACACTGCGCCTGCACGTTCCCGACCAGCCGGTCTGGACGCATCTGGACGAGGTCCGGGGTTAA
- the ftsH gene encoding ATP-dependent zinc metalloprotease FtsH — translation MGNARNVAFWVILFLLILALFNLFSGGQSQVNSRTVPYSDFVEQVENGAVSSATLDGESVQFTTSEGVFTTVAPGDAEPTNTLLTNDVRIEARPQEQSGFLSVLSLWLPVLVLIGIWIFFMNRMQGGGRGGAMGFGKSKAKLLTEKHGRVTFDDVAGIDEAKEELEEIVEFLRNPQKFSRLGGKIPKGALLVGPPGTGKTLLARAIAGEAGVPFFTISGSDFVEMFVGVGASRVRDMFEQAKKNAPCIVFIDEIDAVGRSRGVGYGGGNDEREQTLNQLLVEMDGFEANEGIIIVAATNRPDVLDPALLRPGRFDRQVQVPNPDIKGRERILGVHARKVPLGPDVDLRIIARGTPGFSGADLANLVNEAALTAARISRRFVTMEDFESAKDKVMMGAERRSMVMTEDEKKLTAYHEAGHAIVGLNVPDHDPIHKATIIPRGRALGLVLSLPERDQLSVSYRKYTSKIAMAMGGRVAEELVFGKENITSGAASDIQQVTRIARAMVTQFGYAEELGYIDYANEQQSHLGSYGGGTSHSAATQKVIDDKVKELVDEGYETAKRILTEKRDDLERLAQGLLEYETLTGKEIGKVIAGEPLNRGDDDDEAPSSGGTPSITAIPKLKPKAKPSGDMEPEPS, via the coding sequence TTGGGCAATGCGAGAAATGTCGCCTTCTGGGTCATTCTGTTCCTGTTGATCCTGGCCTTGTTCAACCTCTTTTCCGGGGGCCAAAGCCAAGTGAACAGCCGCACGGTGCCCTATTCCGATTTCGTGGAACAGGTTGAAAACGGGGCGGTTTCTTCGGCCACACTCGATGGCGAAAGCGTTCAGTTCACGACGTCTGAGGGTGTCTTCACCACCGTGGCCCCCGGCGATGCGGAGCCGACGAATACGCTTTTGACCAACGACGTCCGGATCGAGGCGCGCCCGCAGGAGCAGTCGGGCTTCCTGAGCGTGCTGTCGCTGTGGCTGCCGGTGCTGGTCCTGATCGGCATCTGGATTTTCTTCATGAACCGGATGCAGGGCGGTGGCCGGGGTGGCGCGATGGGCTTTGGCAAATCCAAAGCCAAACTGCTGACCGAAAAGCATGGCCGCGTGACCTTCGATGACGTGGCGGGCATCGACGAGGCCAAGGAAGAGCTGGAGGAGATCGTCGAATTCCTGCGCAATCCGCAGAAGTTCTCGCGCCTTGGCGGCAAAATCCCCAAGGGCGCGCTTCTGGTGGGCCCCCCGGGTACCGGTAAGACGCTTCTGGCCCGCGCCATCGCGGGGGAGGCGGGCGTGCCGTTCTTCACCATCTCGGGCTCCGACTTCGTGGAGATGTTCGTGGGTGTGGGTGCATCCCGTGTGCGCGACATGTTCGAGCAAGCCAAGAAGAACGCGCCTTGTATCGTCTTCATCGACGAGATCGACGCTGTGGGCCGGTCCCGTGGCGTGGGCTACGGCGGCGGTAATGACGAGCGCGAACAGACGCTGAACCAGCTGCTGGTGGAGATGGACGGGTTCGAGGCCAATGAAGGCATCATCATCGTGGCCGCCACCAACCGCCCCGATGTTCTGGACCCCGCATTGCTGCGGCCCGGTCGTTTCGACCGCCAGGTGCAGGTGCCGAACCCTGACATCAAGGGCCGCGAGCGCATTCTGGGCGTCCATGCCCGCAAGGTGCCGCTTGGCCCTGACGTGGACCTGCGCATCATCGCGCGCGGCACCCCCGGTTTCTCGGGCGCTGACCTTGCAAACCTCGTGAACGAGGCGGCGCTGACGGCGGCCCGCATCTCTCGCCGGTTCGTGACGATGGAGGATTTCGAAAGCGCCAAGGACAAGGTCATGATGGGGGCGGAGCGCCGGTCCATGGTCATGACCGAGGACGAGAAGAAGCTGACCGCCTATCACGAGGCGGGCCACGCCATCGTTGGCCTGAATGTCCCGGACCATGATCCGATCCACAAGGCGACGATCATCCCGCGGGGCCGCGCGCTTGGTTTGGTGCTGAGCCTGCCCGAACGCGATCAATTGAGTGTCTCGTACCGGAAATACACGTCCAAGATCGCCATGGCGATGGGCGGCCGCGTGGCGGAGGAACTGGTTTTCGGCAAGGAGAACATCACCTCGGGTGCTGCGTCCGACATCCAGCAGGTGACACGGATCGCCCGTGCGATGGTGACGCAATTCGGCTATGCCGAGGAGCTTGGCTATATCGACTATGCCAACGAGCAGCAGTCGCATCTGGGATCATACGGGGGTGGCACCTCGCACTCCGCCGCGACCCAGAAGGTGATCGACGACAAGGTCAAGGAACTGGTCGACGAAGGCTATGAGACCGCCAAGCGCATCCTGACCGAAAAGCGCGACGATCTGGAGCGGCTTGCCCAGGGTTTGCTGGAATACGAAACGCTGACAGGTAAGGAGATCGGCAAGGTCATCGCCGGGGAGCCGCTGAACCGTGGCGACGACGATGATGAGGCTCCGTCCTCGGGCGGAACGCCGTCCATCACGGCGATCCCGAAGCTGAAGCCCAAAGCCAAGCCTTCGGGCGACATGGAGCCGGAACCGTCCTAA